One Methanocella sp. genomic region harbors:
- a CDS encoding aldo/keto reductase — translation MLYRTMKKAGKDLSILGFGCMRLPVLPDGHVNEPEATRMIRYAIDNGVNYVDTAWPYHNGESEPVVGRALRDGYRERVSLATKLPTWLVEKREDMDKFLDQQMKKLQTDRIDFYLIHSLTGEGWENIESLGVKDFLDDALADGRIGHAGFSFHDRYAAFKKTVDAYDWTFCQIQYNYMDEKYQAGTAGLRYAAKKGLGVVIMEPLRGGLLAKHVPAAIDIWAKADEKRSPAEWGLRWVWDHPEVSVVLSGMSSMEQVEENLVVAEKGLPGSLTKKDLAMVGKVRKMFRSRMAVPCTGCGYCTPCPNGVDIPACFENYNTACMYEDVASSKIRYQFVGEGKASKCEDCGQCEERCPQGIPIPEKLKEVRAILES, via the coding sequence ATGCTCTACAGGACAATGAAGAAAGCCGGCAAAGACCTCTCAATTCTCGGGTTTGGCTGCATGCGCCTGCCGGTGCTCCCGGACGGACACGTCAACGAGCCCGAAGCGACCCGGATGATCCGCTACGCCATCGACAATGGAGTGAACTACGTGGATACCGCCTGGCCATACCACAATGGCGAGAGCGAGCCCGTCGTCGGCCGGGCGCTCAGGGACGGGTACCGGGAAAGGGTCAGCCTCGCAACCAAGCTGCCTACGTGGCTCGTCGAAAAGCGGGAGGACATGGACAAATTCCTCGACCAGCAGATGAAAAAGCTCCAGACGGATCGCATCGACTTTTACCTTATACACTCTCTCACGGGTGAAGGCTGGGAGAATATTGAATCGCTCGGCGTAAAGGATTTCCTCGACGACGCGCTGGCCGACGGGCGCATCGGCCACGCAGGGTTTTCGTTCCACGACCGGTATGCGGCGTTCAAGAAGACCGTGGACGCCTATGACTGGACGTTCTGCCAGATACAGTATAACTATATGGACGAAAAGTACCAGGCCGGCACCGCGGGGCTCCGCTATGCGGCGAAGAAGGGCCTGGGAGTCGTCATCATGGAGCCGCTGAGGGGCGGCCTGCTGGCGAAACATGTGCCCGCCGCCATCGACATCTGGGCCAAAGCCGATGAAAAGCGAAGCCCGGCGGAATGGGGACTGCGCTGGGTCTGGGACCACCCGGAGGTCTCCGTCGTCCTGAGCGGCATGAGCAGCATGGAGCAGGTAGAAGAGAACCTCGTCGTCGCAGAAAAAGGCCTTCCAGGATCTCTCACAAAAAAAGACCTGGCCATGGTCGGCAAAGTCAGGAAAATGTTCCGCTCGCGCATGGCTGTCCCCTGCACCGGGTGCGGCTACTGTACGCCCTGCCCCAACGGCGTCGACATACCGGCCTGTTTCGAGAACTACAACACTGCATGCATGTACGAGGACGTGGCTTCCTCTAAGATCCGGTACCAGTTCGTCGGCGAGGGCAAGGCCTCGAAATGCGAGGACTGCGGCCAGTGCGAGGAGCGCTGCCCCCAGGGAATACCGATACCGGAAAAGCTGAAAGAAGTCAGGGCGATATTGGAAAGCTAA
- the glmM gene encoding phosphoglucosamine mutase gives MGLFGTNGVRGIANVELTTEMAMSLAKSFGTFRQGTIAVGRDTRESGDMLKGAVISGLLSTGCRVVDLGIAPIPAVQNYVKRCDMDGGIMVTASHNPPEYNGIKGIARDGTEYSHEDEAVVEKLYNSHEFARAPWSRTGGLSYADPKPLYIDGIVATVNAEAIRNKKFKVVADPGSGAASLTTPFLLRKLGCKVVTLNAQVDGTFPGRNPEPTGSEINDLKAAVVAAGADLGVAHDCDADRAVFVDEKGRFVNEDVLLAIMTEHILKKSPGATIVTPVSSSSLIQDIADKYDAKVIWTQVGSIHVARTMMATGAVFGGEGNGGLIFPKFQYCRDGGMSAASMLEMLAHTGKKLSEIIDAMPAYHSVKDKIKCQDKEMVIRRIEAHTKGENVDSTDGLKIYRPEGWVLIRMSGTEPIVRVFAESRSAGGAKKLADYGVGLVNQFNN, from the coding sequence ATGGGATTATTCGGGACGAATGGCGTGAGGGGCATAGCGAATGTGGAATTGACGACCGAAATGGCGATGAGCCTGGCGAAGAGCTTCGGCACTTTCAGGCAGGGCACTATCGCGGTGGGACGGGACACCAGGGAGTCAGGGGACATGCTCAAAGGGGCCGTCATCTCAGGGCTGCTTTCCACGGGCTGCAGGGTCGTCGACCTGGGCATCGCCCCCATCCCGGCCGTCCAGAATTACGTGAAGAGATGTGACATGGATGGCGGCATCATGGTCACGGCATCGCATAATCCGCCGGAGTACAACGGCATCAAGGGCATCGCCCGAGACGGCACCGAGTATTCCCACGAGGACGAGGCGGTCGTCGAGAAGCTCTATAATTCTCACGAGTTCGCCAGGGCGCCGTGGAGCCGTACAGGGGGCCTGAGCTACGCCGACCCAAAGCCGCTCTACATCGACGGCATTGTCGCCACGGTAAACGCGGAGGCGATCAGAAATAAAAAATTCAAGGTCGTCGCTGACCCGGGGTCCGGGGCGGCCAGCCTTACAACCCCGTTTTTATTGCGTAAGCTGGGCTGTAAGGTCGTCACGCTAAACGCCCAGGTAGACGGGACCTTCCCGGGCAGGAACCCGGAGCCTACGGGCAGCGAGATCAACGATCTGAAGGCAGCCGTCGTCGCGGCGGGCGCCGACCTGGGCGTAGCCCACGACTGCGACGCCGACCGGGCCGTGTTCGTGGACGAGAAGGGCCGGTTCGTCAACGAGGACGTCCTGCTCGCCATCATGACGGAGCACATCCTGAAAAAGAGCCCCGGCGCCACCATCGTCACGCCGGTAAGCTCGTCCTCGCTCATCCAGGACATCGCCGATAAGTACGATGCGAAAGTCATCTGGACCCAGGTGGGCAGTATCCACGTGGCCCGGACCATGATGGCTACGGGCGCCGTGTTCGGCGGCGAGGGCAACGGGGGCCTCATCTTCCCGAAGTTCCAGTATTGCCGGGATGGGGGAATGTCCGCCGCCTCGATGCTGGAGATGCTGGCGCATACGGGCAAGAAGCTTTCCGAGATCATCGACGCCATGCCCGCGTACCACAGCGTCAAGGACAAGATAAAGTGCCAGGATAAGGAGATGGTCATCCGCAGGATCGAGGCCCATACGAAGGGCGAGAATGTCGATAGCACTGACGGGCTAAAGATCTACCGGCCCGAGGGGTGGGTGCTCATCCGGATGTCCGGCACGGAGCCCATTGTCCGGGTGTTCGCCGAGTCGAGGTCCGCCGGCGGGGCGAAAAAGCTCGCTGACTATGGCGTGGGCCTTGTTAACCAATTTAATAATTGA
- a CDS encoding molybdopterin synthase, whose protein sequence is MKVISIVGYHKAGKTTLVERLVGELSKMGRVGTIKHTREEILPLSGDTERHLNAGAAVTIGVTATRSIEIVRSTDVDKALDRLAGEGMDFAVVEGFKQSDLPKIGIGDVEAKNVVARVDINAPADELVKIVMEQPEYVTLDSLVAKIKRSPRYREAGAIGTFTGVVREMADNERTEALEFESFDAVAKERIKAIEDDLKMRKGILEVIIYHKTGRIEAGEDIVFIVILSGHRQELFPALSDAIERVKAEVPIWKKEKTVSGDFWVHDVH, encoded by the coding sequence ATGAAGGTCATTTCCATCGTCGGCTACCATAAGGCGGGCAAAACGACCCTCGTGGAACGCCTCGTGGGGGAGCTCTCGAAGATGGGCCGCGTGGGCACGATCAAGCACACCCGCGAGGAGATCCTGCCGCTTTCCGGGGATACGGAGCGCCACCTGAACGCCGGCGCAGCGGTCACGATCGGGGTCACCGCGACGAGGAGCATCGAGATCGTCAGGAGCACGGACGTCGATAAGGCGCTGGACCGGCTGGCCGGCGAGGGCATGGATTTCGCCGTGGTGGAGGGGTTCAAGCAGAGCGATCTGCCCAAAATTGGCATCGGGGACGTCGAGGCTAAGAACGTGGTAGCCCGCGTGGACATCAACGCCCCAGCCGATGAACTTGTAAAGATCGTAATGGAGCAGCCCGAATACGTGACGCTGGACAGCCTTGTAGCAAAAATAAAGAGAAGCCCCAGGTACAGGGAGGCGGGCGCCATCGGCACCTTCACGGGCGTCGTCCGCGAGATGGCCGACAACGAAAGGACGGAGGCTCTGGAATTCGAGAGTTTCGACGCCGTAGCGAAAGAGCGCATAAAGGCCATAGAAGATGACCTTAAAATGCGAAAGGGCATACTCGAGGTCATCATATATCATAAGACCGGCCGCATAGAGGCCGGCGAAGACATCGTATTCATCGTTATATTATCCGGGCACAGGCAGGAACTATTCCCCGCCTTGAGCGACGCCATCGAGCGGGTCAAGGCGGAAGTGCCCATATGGAAGAAAGAAAAGACCGTATCCGGCGATTTCTGGGTACACGACGTGCACTGA
- a CDS encoding ribose-phosphate diphosphokinase, with the protein MRIVAGPASQLLATRVASLLDCGVDLTEYKHFPDGEVYCRVTGDIKNNDIVIIQSTFQASDLIFLLELIDACDEAKSVTAVMPYFGYARQDKRFRPGEPITARALAKCIKADRVFTINIHDRSVLKYFPCPAVDLNAAPELGNYIDGMELRDTTILAPDDGALNLVRSAAEPRNLHYDYLEKTRLSGEEVKIAPKNLDIKGRDVVLMDDIISTGGTIAEAIKLLKAQGVRDVYVACVHGVFVNNAYLKLHDAGVKDILTTDTLEKAISKVSVASVIADAIKK; encoded by the coding sequence GTGAGGATCGTGGCGGGGCCGGCATCGCAGCTTCTGGCGACCCGCGTGGCATCGCTGTTAGATTGCGGCGTGGACCTGACGGAGTATAAGCATTTTCCCGACGGAGAAGTATATTGCCGTGTCACCGGTGACATAAAAAATAACGATATCGTCATCATCCAGAGCACTTTCCAGGCTTCCGACCTCATCTTTTTGCTGGAATTGATCGACGCCTGCGACGAGGCGAAGAGCGTCACGGCCGTCATGCCGTACTTCGGCTACGCCCGCCAGGACAAGCGCTTCAGGCCCGGCGAGCCGATCACTGCCAGGGCGCTGGCAAAGTGTATCAAGGCCGACCGCGTTTTCACGATCAACATTCACGACCGTTCCGTTTTGAAATATTTCCCGTGCCCCGCCGTCGACCTGAACGCCGCGCCCGAGCTGGGCAACTACATCGATGGCATGGAGCTTAGGGATACGACCATTCTCGCTCCCGATGACGGCGCGCTGAATCTCGTTCGTTCCGCGGCGGAGCCCAGGAACTTACATTACGATTATCTCGAGAAGACCAGGCTTTCGGGCGAAGAGGTCAAGATCGCCCCGAAGAACCTGGATATCAAGGGCAGGGATGTGGTGCTGATGGACGACATCATCAGCACGGGCGGCACCATCGCCGAAGCCATAAAATTATTAAAGGCCCAGGGTGTCAGGGACGTATATGTGGCGTGCGTCCACGGCGTCTTCGTGAACAATGCGTACCTGAAGCTGCACGATGCCGGCGTCAAGGACATCCTGACGACCGATACGCTGGAAAAGGCCATCAGCAAGGTCAGCGTTGCTTCGGTCATCGCAGATGCCATTAAAAAATAA